In Mastomys coucha isolate ucsf_1 unplaced genomic scaffold, UCSF_Mcou_1 pScaffold5, whole genome shotgun sequence, one genomic interval encodes:
- the CUNH1orf35 gene encoding multiple myeloma tumor-associated protein 2 yields the protein MFGSSRGGVRGGQDQFNWEDVKTDKQRENYLGNSLMAPVGRWQKGRDLTWYAKDRAPCTGPSREEELAAVREAEREALLAALGYKNVRKQPTGLSKEDFVEICKREGGDPEEKGVDRLLGLGSASGSAGRVALSREDKEAAKLGLSVFTHHRVDSEGPSTAPSATRKKPRAEDKAEMDTESHKKSKKEKKKKKKKHKKHKKKKDKEHKREADSCSSSPSPARPRRQRHSDSSPCYKRKREHSQDSGRNPSHRRQDRSSDD from the exons ATGTTCGGCTCCAGTCGCGGCGGCGTGCGTGGCGGACAGGACCAGTTCAACTGGGAGGACGTGAAGACTGACAAGCAGAGGGAGAACTACTTGGGCAACTCGCTGATGGCGCCAGTAGGCCGCTGGCAGAAGGGCCGCGACCTCACCTGGTACGCGAAGGACCGCGCGCCGTGTACCGGCCCGAGTCGTGAGGAAGAGCTGGCAGCCGTGCGTGAGGCGGAGCGTGAGGCCCTGCTGGCCGCACT TGGTTACAAGAACGTGAGGAAACAGCCCACCGGCCTGAGCAAGGAG GACTTCGTGGAGATCTGCAAACGGGAAGGAGGAGACCCTGAGGAGAAGGGCGTGGACCGGCTGCTGGGCCTGGGCAGCGCCAG TGGCTCCGCGGGCCGTGTGGCACTATCCCGAGAAGACAAAGAGGCTGCTAAACTTGGGCTGTCAGTGTTCACG CACCACCGTGTGGACAGCGAAGGCCCAAGTACTGCCCCATCTGCTACCAGGAAGAAGCCTCGTGCTGAGGATAAGGCTGAAATGGA TACAGAGAGCcataagaaaagcaagaaagaaaagaagaaaaagaagaagaaacacaagaaacacaaaaagaagaaagacaaagaacacaAGAGAGAGGCTGACAGCTGctcctcatctccctctcctGCCCG GCCCAGACGCCAGAGACATTCTGACTCCTCTCCCTGCTATAAGAGGAAGCGGGAACATAGCCAGGACAGTGGAAGGAACCCATCCCACAGACGACAAGACAGAAGCTCTGATGACTGA
- the Arf1 gene encoding ADP-ribosylation factor 1 → MGNIFANLFKGLFGKKEMRILMVGLDAAGKTTILYKLKLGEIVTTIPTIGFNVETVEYKNISFTVWDVGGQDKIRPLWRHYFQNTQGLIFVVDSNDRERVNEAREELMRMLAEDELRDAVLLVFANKQDLPNAMNAAEITDKLGLHSLRHRNWYIQATCATSGDGLYEGLDWLSNQLWNQK, encoded by the exons ATGGGGAATATCTTTGCAAACCTCTTCAAGGGCCTTTTTGGCAAAAAAGAAATGCGCATTCTCATGGTGGGTCTGGATGCTGCAGGGAAGACAACAATTCTATACAAACTGAAGCTGGGTGAAATTGTGACCACCATTCCCACCATTG GTTTCAATGTGGAGACTGTTGAATACAAGAATATCAGCTTCACCGTGTGGGATGTAGGTGGCCAGGACAAGATCCGGCCGCTGTGGCGCCACTACTTCCAGAACACCCAAG GCTTGATCTTCGTAGTGGACAGCAATGACAGAGAGCGTGTGAACGAGGCCCGTGAGGAGCTCATGAGGATGCTAGCTGAAGATGAGCTCCGAGATGCTGTTCTCTTGGTGTTTGCCAACAAGCAG gaCCTCCCCAATGCCATGAATGCGGCCGAAATCACAGACAAGCTGGGGCTGCACTCTCTACGCCACAGGAACTGGTACATTCAGGCCACCTGTGCCACCAGCGGGGACGGGCTCTATGAAGGACTAGACTGGCTGTCTAATCAGCTCTGGAACCAGAAGTGA